In Miscanthus floridulus cultivar M001 chromosome 5, ASM1932011v1, whole genome shotgun sequence, one genomic interval encodes:
- the LOC136453708 gene encoding AP2-like ethylene-responsive transcription factor AIL7 — MATVNNWLAFSLSPQELPPSQTDSTLISAATTDDVSGDVCFNIPQDWSMRGSELSALVAEPKLEDFLGGISFSEQHHKANCNMIPSTSSTACYASSGATTGYHHQLYHQPTSSALHFADSVMVASLAGVHDGGAMLSAATANGGAGAASANGGGSIGLSMIKNWLRSQPAPMQPRVAAAGSAQGLSLSMNMAGTTQGAAVMPLLAGERGRAPESVSTSSAQGGAVVTAPKEDSSGSGVAGAGALVAVSTDTGGSGASADNTARKTVDTFGQRTSIYRGVTRHRWTGRYEAHLWDNSCRREGQTRKGRQVYLGGYDKEEKAARAYDLAALKYWGPTTTTNFPVSNYEKELEDMKHMTRQEFVASLRRKSSGFSRGASIYRGVTRHHQHGRWQARIGRVAGNKDLYLGTFSTQEEAAEAYDIAAIKFRGLNAVTNFDMSRYDVKSILDSSALPIGSAAKRLKEAEAAASAQHHAGVVSYDVGRIASQLGDGGALAAAYGAHYHGAWPTIAFQTTAATGLYHPYAQPMRGWCKQEQDHAVIASAHSLQELHHLNLGVAAGAHDFFSAGQVAAMHGLGSMDNASLEHSTGSNSVVYNGIGDSNGSTVVVGGGYMMPMSAAAATTTTAMVSHEQVHARAQGDNGEAKQAAQMGHESYLVNAENYGGGRMSAAWATVSAPPVATAASSNDNMVDVGHGGAQLFSVWNDT; from the exons ATGGCTACTGTGAACAACTGGCTCGCTTTCTCCCTCTCCCCGCAGGAGCTGCCGCCCTCCCAGACGGACTCCACCCTCAtctccgccgccaccaccgacGACGTCTCCGGCGATGTCTGCTTCAACATCCCCCAAG ATTGGAGCATGAGGGGATCAGAGCTTTCGGCGCTCGTCGCCGAGCCGAAGCTGGAGGACTTCCTCGGCGGCATCTCCTTCTCCGAGCAGCATCACAAGGCCAACTGCAACATGATTCCCAGCACTAGCAGCACAGCTTGCTACGCGAGCTCAGGTGCTACCACCGGCTACCATCACCAGCTGTACCACCAACCCACCAGCTCCGCGCTCCACTTCGCGGACTCCGTCATGGTGGCCTCCTTGGCCGGCGTCCACGACGGCGGTGCCATGCTCAGCGCGGCCACCGCTAATGGTGGCGCTGGCGCTGCCAGTGCTAATGGTGGCGGCAGCATCGGGCTGTCCATGATCAAGAACTGGCTGCGGAGCCAACCAGCTCCCATGCAGCCGAGGGTGGCGGCGGCTGGGAGCGCGCAGGGGCTCTCTTTGTCCATGAACATGGCGGGGACGACGCAAGGCGCCGCTGTCATGCCACTTCTCGCTGGAGAGCGCGGCCGGGCGCCCGAGAGTGTGTCGACGTCGTCGGCACAGGGTGGAGCCGTCGTCACGGCCCCGAAGGAGGATAGCAGTGGCAGCGGTgttgccggcgccggcgccctgGTTGCCGTGAGCACGGACACGGGTGGCAGCGGCGCGTCGGCTGACAACACGGCAAGGAAGACGGTGGACACGTTCGGGCAGCGCACGTCGATTTACCGTGGCGTGACAAG GCATAGATGGACAGGGAGATATGAAGCACATCTGTGGGACAACAGTTGCAGAAGGGAAGGACAAACTCGCAAGGGTCGTCAAG TCTATTTAG GTGGCTATGATAAAGAGGAGAAAGCCGCTAGGGCTTATGATCTGGCTGCTCTTAAGTACTGGGGTCCCACAACAACAACAAATTTTCCA GTGAGTAACTACGAAAAGGAGCTGGAAGATATGAAGCACATGACAAGGCAGGAGTTTGTAGCGTCTCTGAGAAG GAAGAGCAGTGGTTTCTCCAGAGGTGCATCCATTTACAGGGGAGTGACTAG GCATCACCAACATGGAAGATGGCAAGCACGGATTGGACGAGTTGCAGGGAACAAGGATCTCTACTTGGGCACCTTCA GCACGCAGGAGGAGGCAGCGGAGGCATACGACATTGCGGCGATCAAGTTCCGCGGCCTCAACGCCGTCACCAACTTTGACATGAGTCGCTACGACGTGAAGAGCATCCTGGACAGCAGTGCGCTCCCCATCGGCAGCGCCGCCAAGCGCCTCAAGGAGGCCGAGGCCGCCGCGTCCGCGCAGCATCATGCGGGCGTGGTGAGCTACGACGTCGGCCGCATTGCGTCGCagctcggcgacggcggcgcccTGGCGGCTGCGTACGGCGCGCACTACCATGGCGCCTGGCCCACCATCGCGTTCCAGACGACCGCGGCCACGGGCCTGTACCACCCGTACGCGCAGCCGATGCGCGGGTGGTGCAAGCAGGAGCAGGACCACGCGGTGATCGCGTCGGCGCACAGCCTGCAGGAGCTCCACCACCTGAACCTTGGTGTCGCCGCCGGCGCGCACGACTTCTTCTCGGCGGGGCAGGTGGCTGCGATGCACGGCCTGGGTAGCATGGACAATGCATCACTCGAGCacagcaccggctccaactccgTCGTCTACAACGGGATTGGTGACAGCAACGGCAGCACCGTCGTCGTCGGCGGTGGCTACATGATGCCGATGAGCGCTGCCGctgcgacgaccaccacggcAATGGTGAGCCACGAGCAGGTGCATGCACGGGCACAGGGGGACAACGGCGAAGCCAAGCAGGCTGCACAGATGGGGCACGAGAGCTACCTGGTGAACGCGGAGAACTATGGTGGCGGGAGGATGTCTGCGGCCTGGGCGACTGTCTCAGCACCACCTGTGGCGACGGCGGCAAGCAGCAACGACAACATGGTCGACGTCGGGCATGGCGGCGCGCAGCTCTTCAGTGTCTGGAACGACACTTAA
- the LOC136453707 gene encoding extensin-like: protein MKMSMTGQPKGHLWLVFTMLFVTSAMHIEGAGNFAPPSLSISPTYDPVIKVIGKVYCYRCFNEAHPDESHGKMNLEGAMVKVTCQANDQALVAFGYTRSNGKYSVILKGLPISNNYGADSCKVELHGAQGGSDCNVPIELNLSGLSVYSKSSEELVFKANQIMAFASKNTFGCSKPQTQPPMHPYSSPPLPYQYPSPPATHKSPPLHYQYSPPPANQLPPPAYQYPSPPQNYYISPPPYQQSMLPNSYQTPPPPQGTKSPVQPHKYLPPPYYYNSPPPQHQYNHVPPPLPPYIQKSPLVPSSPASPYHYNSPPTYQYSPPPYNYQSSPPPAQYSPPLPPNAPKHLHPNVPHAKSPPASPQPLYQYNTPPPPKDVMPSTMPPLHSYQSPPPTNQLS from the exons ATGAAAATGAGCATGACAGGCCAGCCAAAGGGTCACCTATGGCTGGTCTTCACCATGTTGTTCGTCACTTCTGCAATGCACATCGAGGGAGCGGGCAACTTTGCACCACCTTCTCTTTCCATATCACCAACATATGATCCTGTTATTAAGGTGATTGGGAAGGTGTACTGCTACAGATGCTTCAATGAGGCACACCCAGACGAATCACATGGGAAGATGAACCTGGAAG GAGCCATGGTCAAGGTCACTTGTCAGGCAAATGACCAAGCACTAGTGGCATTTGGCTACACCAGAAGCAATGGCAAATACAGTGTGATCCTTAAGGGCTTGCCAATTAGCAACAACTATGGGGCTGACTCGTGTAAGGTTGAGCTCCATGGAGCACAAGGAGGATCAGACTGCAATGTGCCAATTGAGTTAAATTTGTCTGGGCTCAGTGTTTACTCCAAATCAAGCGAGGAGCTGGTTTTTAAAGCAAACCAGATAATGGCATTTGCATCAAAGAATACATTTGGCTGTTCGAAACCACAGACGCAACCACCAATGCATCCCTACAGTTCCCCACCACTCCCTTACCAGTATCCCTCGCCTCCGGCTACCCACAAGTCTCCACCATTGCATTATCAATATTCACCACCACCTGCTAACCAGCTTCCACCCCCAGCATACCAGTACCCATCACCTCCGCAAAACTACTATATTTCGCCACCACCTTACCAACAGTCCATGCTTCCGAATAGCTACCAAACTCCACCACCTCCACAAGGCACCAAGTCTCCAGTACAACCCCACAAGTATTTACCACCACCATACTACTACAACTCTCCACCACCACAACACCAATACAACCATGTGCCTCCACCACTACCTCCATACATCCAGAAGTCACCACTTGTACCATCATCACCAGCGTCTCCATACCACTATAACTCTCCACCTACATACCAGTATTCACCACCGCCATATAACTATCAATCTTCACCGCCACCTGCCCAGTATTCCCCACCATTACCTCCGAATGCTCCAAAACATCTACATCCAAATGTTCCCCATGCAAAATCTCCACCAGCATCTCCACAACCTCTTTACCAGTACAACACCCCACCACCTCCCAAGGATGTCATGCCATCGACGATGCCACCTCTGCACTCCTACCAATCCCCACCGCCAACGAATCAGCTATCTTGA